A stretch of Fundicoccus culcitae DNA encodes these proteins:
- a CDS encoding SGNH/GDSL hydrolase family protein, whose product MKLRANDRILFIGDSITDCGRSFNNDEDLGLGYVFLAGNLLLGKVPHLHLKVFNRGIGGNKLLDLEKRWETDCLAVNPDILTVFIGINDIWHNRTNSTPIDQEYLNDFDRRYRQLLMQVTEQNPAIQLILIQPFVLPILDDRLAWKNELNLMNQIIANIANDFKAELIPLSDHFEQLLTESDPLEFTVEDGVHPTPVGHGVIANQWLNRINF is encoded by the coding sequence ATGAAACTAAGAGCAAATGATCGGATTTTATTTATTGGAGATAGTATTACAGACTGTGGTAGAAGTTTTAATAATGACGAAGATTTAGGTTTGGGCTATGTTTTCCTGGCGGGAAACCTTCTGTTAGGAAAAGTACCCCATCTGCATCTAAAGGTCTTTAATCGAGGGATTGGCGGTAATAAATTGCTTGATTTAGAAAAGAGGTGGGAGACGGATTGTTTAGCAGTCAATCCAGATATTTTAACTGTCTTCATTGGTATCAATGATATTTGGCATAATCGTACCAATAGCACACCGATTGACCAAGAATACTTAAATGATTTTGACCGCCGTTACCGCCAATTACTAATGCAAGTGACAGAACAAAATCCAGCAATACAATTAATTCTAATCCAACCCTTTGTTTTACCTATTCTCGACGATCGCTTAGCATGGAAAAATGAGCTAAACTTGATGAATCAAATCATCGCTAATATTGCTAACGATTTTAAGGCTGAGCTCATCCCGTTATCTGATCATTTCGAACAATTATTAACCGAATCTGATCCACTTGAATTTACCGTTGAAGATGGTGTTCACCCTACTCCAGTGGGTCATGGTGTCATTGCCAACCAATGGCTGAACCGCATTAATTTTTAA
- a CDS encoding LL-diaminopimelate aminotransferase, whose amino-acid sequence MRVNPNFAKFKEDYVYVSVKEKLTQYMQTHPPQAEILDLSIGDVSFPLNQGVIEAIHLAADQQGKMDTFHGYSPKKGHPFLVRAILENDYQAKGIPVNENEIFISDGAKSDVAHIQDLFAEDITIAVVDPFYPVYIDSNVMASRAGEYDEKTHRWSRLVYLEANEDNAFVPNLPQQAVDVIYLNYPNNPTGKALTQSELQAFVDYANQHQALIIYDAAYEAFIQSAEIPRSIYTCQGARNCAIEIKSFSKSAGFTGLRLGYMIIPEDLVYEGQSLNEMWARREATKFNGASFIIQKAGQAVYQPRVKAEIKANIQHYLANACRVKESLIEAGFVVYGGENAPYLWVKSIHEQSSWAFFEELLNKYQVVSTPGSAYGTNGENFVRLSMFAADGIIDKLIKRLKEL is encoded by the coding sequence ATGCGTGTAAATCCTAATTTTGCTAAATTTAAGGAAGACTATGTTTATGTGAGTGTTAAAGAGAAACTCACTCAATATATGCAAACACATCCACCACAAGCAGAAATATTAGATTTAAGTATTGGTGATGTTTCATTTCCCTTAAATCAAGGCGTTATTGAGGCCATCCATCTTGCCGCTGATCAACAAGGAAAGATGGATACCTTTCATGGTTATAGCCCCAAAAAAGGACATCCATTTTTAGTCAGGGCTATCCTTGAAAATGACTATCAGGCTAAAGGAATCCCGGTAAACGAAAATGAGATATTTATTTCAGATGGTGCTAAAAGTGATGTTGCTCATATACAAGATTTGTTTGCTGAAGACATAACCATAGCCGTTGTTGATCCCTTTTATCCTGTGTATATTGATAGTAATGTTATGGCTAGTCGTGCAGGTGAATATGATGAAAAGACCCATCGATGGAGTCGACTGGTTTATTTAGAAGCAAATGAAGATAATGCTTTTGTACCCAATTTACCTCAGCAGGCAGTTGATGTAATTTACTTAAATTATCCAAATAATCCTACAGGTAAAGCTTTGACACAATCTGAATTACAAGCATTTGTTGATTATGCCAATCAGCATCAAGCCTTAATTATTTATGATGCTGCCTATGAAGCCTTCATTCAATCCGCTGAAATCCCCCGGTCAATTTATACCTGCCAAGGCGCCCGAAATTGTGCTATCGAGATAAAATCCTTTTCAAAAAGCGCTGGTTTTACAGGTTTACGCTTAGGTTATATGATTATTCCTGAAGATTTAGTGTATGAGGGTCAATCATTAAATGAGATGTGGGCGCGTCGCGAAGCCACTAAATTTAATGGGGCATCTTTTATTATTCAAAAAGCAGGGCAAGCAGTGTATCAGCCAAGGGTAAAAGCAGAAATCAAAGCAAATATTCAACATTATTTGGCTAACGCTTGCCGCGTTAAAGAAAGCCTTATAGAAGCCGGTTTTGTGGTGTACGGTGGTGAAAATGCGCCCTACTTGTGGGTGAAATCTATCCATGAGCAATCATCATGGGCGTTTTTTGAAGAATTATTGAATAAATACCAAGTGGTATCCACGCCAGGGTCAGCTTATGGTACTAATGGTGAAAATTTTGTCCGTTTATCGATGTTTGCTGCTGATGGCATTATTGATAAATTAATTAAGCGATTAAAAGAGTTGTAA
- the dapB gene encoding 4-hydroxy-tetrahydrodipicolinate reductase — protein sequence MNILLIGSNGAMGQAVLQLVNRSKTDQVVLALQSEEETNPNLPIFNDFEALDAYVSKEHPVIDVVIDFSSATLSESVVNFSNKYHLPLVLATTGQSADVEQLIFDTAKTIPIINTHNTSIGVNVMQKALQLLTEYLYPLDYDIEIIEKHHRFKKDAPSGTAKMLFDSIQSQVNEPLHIQAGREGFYAARPHNEVGMHAIRSGNIVGEHTVIFANNNEEIEITHRANNRSLFAQGALKAAAYLTQAEPGLYDMSDVLDL from the coding sequence ATGAATATCCTATTAATTGGTTCTAATGGAGCTATGGGGCAGGCGGTTTTACAACTCGTCAATCGTTCTAAAACCGATCAAGTTGTTTTAGCTTTACAATCTGAGGAAGAAACCAATCCTAATTTACCCATTTTTAATGATTTTGAAGCCTTAGATGCTTATGTTTCTAAAGAACACCCCGTCATTGATGTCGTGATCGATTTTTCATCTGCTACACTCTCAGAGTCCGTGGTCAATTTTTCGAATAAATATCACCTCCCCTTAGTTTTAGCAACAACAGGGCAGTCTGCAGATGTTGAGCAACTTATTTTTGATACCGCTAAAACAATTCCCATTATTAATACCCATAATACAAGTATAGGTGTTAATGTCATGCAAAAAGCTTTACAATTATTAACCGAATATCTTTATCCTTTAGATTATGATATCGAAATTATTGAAAAACACCACCGTTTCAAAAAAGATGCTCCAAGTGGAACAGCCAAAATGTTATTTGATTCCATACAAAGTCAAGTCAATGAACCCTTACACATTCAAGCAGGACGTGAAGGCTTTTATGCTGCAAGACCTCATAATGAAGTGGGTATGCATGCGATAAGAAGTGGAAATATCGTTGGGGAACATACGGTTATTTTTGCTAACAACAATGAGGAAATCGAAATAACTCATCGAGCAAATAATCGGAGTTTGTTTGCTCAAGGTGCCTTAAAAGCAGCAGCCTATCTCACTCAAGCTGAACCAGGCCTCTATGATATGTCTGATGTGTTAGATTTATAA
- a CDS encoding LysR family transcriptional regulator — translation MDRRDIEIFNTIVAQNNITHAANELFMSPSTVGARLKAIEDELDMLLIERQKGSKITTLTKEGEELAKITKKMGDLWKEVDEISELKSSTFKLTVGATDSFYKHALIPIYKQLMHKEDQFKFSLRLANTNNLYTLINQKFIDVAFLLYYLKFPDLLSEKLFEDIMVVMTPKSMYPDLTSIHPNQLNPQLEIMIKADGDLSGWGQNFYTWHNKWFEVNIEPLLMVNTLSLASNFFDEKEFWIIIPKMIAHHYAEEYDLKVLTFEVEPPIWECYMVTREVTSPKKREAIDILKHEILNTISK, via the coding sequence GTGGATAGACGGGATATAGAGATTTTTAATACGATTGTTGCTCAAAATAATATCACCCATGCCGCCAATGAATTATTCATGTCTCCTTCGACCGTTGGTGCTCGTTTAAAAGCAATAGAAGATGAATTAGACATGCTGCTCATTGAGCGTCAAAAAGGTTCAAAAATAACTACCTTAACAAAAGAAGGTGAAGAATTAGCGAAAATAACAAAAAAAATGGGAGATTTGTGGAAAGAAGTCGATGAAATCAGTGAGTTAAAAAGTAGTACTTTCAAATTAACGGTAGGAGCCACTGATAGTTTTTATAAACATGCATTGATTCCAATTTATAAACAATTAATGCATAAAGAAGATCAGTTTAAATTTAGCTTACGCTTAGCTAACACTAACAATTTATACACTTTAATCAATCAAAAATTTATTGATGTGGCTTTTTTATTGTATTACTTGAAGTTCCCTGATTTGCTTTCAGAAAAATTGTTTGAAGATATCATGGTTGTCATGACGCCTAAAAGTATGTACCCTGATTTAACTTCGATTCATCCCAATCAATTAAATCCACAGCTTGAAATAATGATAAAAGCAGATGGCGATTTATCGGGTTGGGGACAAAATTTCTATACTTGGCATAATAAATGGTTTGAAGTCAATATTGAACCTCTTTTAATGGTAAACACTTTATCACTAGCAAGTAATTTTTTTGATGAAAAGGAATTTTGGATAATTATTCCAAAGATGATCGCACATCATTATGCTGAAGAATACGATCTTAAAGTGTTAACTTTCGAAGTTGAACCCCCTATTTGGGAGTGTTATATGGTAACGCGAGAAGTTACTTCTCCTAAAAAAAGGGAAGCAATTGACATATTAAAACATGAAATTCTAAATACAATAAGCAAATAA
- a CDS encoding HesB/YadR/YfhF family protein produces the protein MAAYDITLEVSNEAADWFKEEVGIPEGSGIRIKAKIYASSPINQGFGIAVDSEVPSKPIVKFEAPNGILFFIEDNDSWFFDGYGLKVELDKDLNEPKYIYLKDGKVVE, from the coding sequence ATGGCAGCATACGATATAACATTAGAAGTGTCTAATGAAGCAGCAGATTGGTTTAAAGAAGAAGTTGGTATCCCTGAAGGATCAGGTATTCGTATTAAAGCAAAAATTTATGCAAGTAGTCCAATTAACCAAGGCTTTGGTATAGCGGTTGATTCAGAAGTACCATCAAAACCAATTGTTAAGTTTGAAGCACCTAATGGAATACTGTTCTTTATTGAAGATAACGATAGCTGGTTTTTTGATGGCTATGGTTTAAAAGTTGAGTTAGATAAAGATTTAAATGAGCCGAAATATATTTATTTAAAAGATGGGAAAGTTGTTGAGTAA
- a CDS encoding aspartate-semialdehyde dehydrogenase has protein sequence MTHKIHLAIVGASGVVGSKMIEVLEERQFPIEKLYLFASKRSAGKTVTFKGEDIEIQELTEDSLKAPIQIALFSAGGSISEKFAPIAAAEGIYVVDNSSFWRMNPEIDLIVPEINHDQLKHPSQIIANPNCSTIQSVLPLSGLTKYGIKRVVYNTYQAVSGAGQAGINDLVNKTTDNFPYSINDNVIPQIDVFLEDGYTKEENKMIEETRKILGIPNLPITATAVRVPIHTSHAVSINVELEQPFDLDTIRQDLSNVENVVIVDNPSQLEYPLQSKAVNRDEVFVGRIRRDASVENGLNLWVVSDNLRKGAATNTIQIAEELVKNGLV, from the coding sequence ATGACACATAAAATCCATCTGGCTATTGTTGGTGCTTCAGGAGTAGTTGGCAGCAAAATGATCGAAGTTTTAGAAGAACGCCAATTCCCAATCGAAAAATTATACTTATTTGCCTCAAAACGTTCAGCGGGTAAAACCGTTACGTTTAAAGGGGAAGACATTGAAATACAAGAATTAACAGAAGATTCATTGAAAGCACCGATACAAATTGCCCTTTTTTCTGCTGGGGGTAGCATTTCGGAAAAATTTGCTCCTATAGCCGCTGCAGAAGGTATCTATGTTGTAGATAATAGTTCTTTTTGGCGGATGAATCCAGAAATCGATTTAATCGTACCTGAAATTAACCACGACCAATTAAAACATCCCTCACAAATCATTGCTAATCCGAATTGCTCAACCATTCAATCCGTCCTTCCCTTATCTGGTTTAACCAAATATGGCATTAAACGAGTTGTTTACAATACTTACCAAGCGGTATCTGGAGCAGGTCAAGCAGGTATTAATGATTTAGTTAACAAGACAACGGATAACTTTCCCTATTCAATCAATGATAATGTAATCCCCCAAATTGATGTCTTTTTGGAAGATGGCTATACCAAAGAAGAAAATAAAATGATTGAAGAAACCAGAAAAATACTAGGAATACCCAATTTACCAATCACAGCCACAGCTGTTCGAGTTCCGATCCATACGTCTCATGCTGTTAGTATCAATGTTGAATTAGAACAACCTTTCGATTTAGACACCATTCGCCAAGATCTTTCAAATGTCGAAAATGTCGTTATTGTTGATAATCCTAGCCAATTAGAATATCCTCTTCAATCGAAAGCCGTTAATCGCGATGAGGTATTTGTTGGACGGATTCGTCGAGATGCGTCTGTTGAAAATGGCTTGAATTTATGGGTGGTTTCAGATAATTTAAGAAAAGGTGCTGCGACCAATACCATCCAAATTGCAGAAGAATTAGTGAAAAACGGATTAGTATAA
- a CDS encoding sensor histidine kinase — translation MSMKLWMRLFLHILLIVSALIIFTLILLIFGAKLFTLNDFFAVSWLNIPMYLILIAVVFAACLLYSAYLASSLNESHEQVKSRLDWLLLDKYQHPIFEEEIESDSWFDEHDIVIENINRLRTRLMQLTNDLQEFSAAPMFVGSETREEIIEHERHRIARELHDSVSQQLFAAMMMLSAINEVDKDEPMTAQKQQLLRVESIISNAQTEMRALLLHLRPVELNDKSLKEGITQLLNELKNKIPIELIYHLEDTHMESGIEDHLFRIVQEAVSNTLRHAKATKLEVYLRQDNDTVSLKIIDDGVGFDLERIGNVGTYGLANMKERINSLGGSIKIVSIPNQGTIIDITTPIQRVKLQLTKEGD, via the coding sequence ATGAGCATGAAATTATGGATGCGATTATTTCTCCATATCTTATTGATTGTCTCAGCCTTAATTATCTTTACGTTAATATTACTTATTTTTGGGGCAAAGTTATTTACTTTAAATGATTTTTTTGCGGTTTCTTGGTTAAATATCCCTATGTATTTGATTTTAATTGCTGTGGTGTTTGCTGCTTGCTTGTTATATTCCGCTTATTTAGCTTCCTCTCTAAATGAATCTCATGAACAAGTGAAAAGTCGTTTAGATTGGTTATTATTAGACAAATATCAACATCCTATTTTTGAAGAGGAAATCGAATCGGATTCTTGGTTTGATGAACATGATATTGTTATTGAAAATATCAATCGTTTGCGTACACGTTTAATGCAATTAACCAATGATTTACAGGAATTTTCTGCTGCACCTATGTTTGTTGGGTCTGAAACTAGAGAAGAAATTATCGAACATGAACGTCATCGGATTGCGCGTGAATTACACGATTCGGTCAGCCAACAATTATTTGCGGCTATGATGATGTTATCAGCGATTAATGAAGTTGATAAAGATGAACCAATGACAGCTCAAAAACAACAACTCTTAAGAGTGGAATCAATCATCAGCAATGCTCAAACAGAAATGCGAGCTTTGTTATTACATTTACGTCCCGTTGAACTTAATGATAAATCATTAAAAGAAGGCATTACCCAGTTATTAAATGAATTGAAAAATAAAATTCCGATTGAACTAATTTATCACTTAGAAGATACTCATATGGAAAGTGGAATCGAAGATCATTTATTCCGTATTGTTCAAGAAGCCGTTTCAAACACCTTAAGGCATGCTAAAGCAACAAAATTAGAAGTCTATTTGCGTCAAGATAATGATACGGTTTCTTTAAAAATTATTGATGATGGAGTTGGGTTTGATTTAGAGCGCATAGGCAATGTCGGAACATATGGTTTAGCAAATATGAAGGAACGCATTAATAGTTTAGGTGGCAGCATTAAAATCGTTAGTATCCCTAATCAAGGAACAATTATTGATATAACAACGCCAATTCAAAGAGTAAAATTACAGCTAACTAAGGAAGGTGACTGA
- a CDS encoding M3 family oligoendopeptidase — protein MYEWQLDDLYPSFESEAFQNDLASVDTLLEAFQHIQFDDNLENIKAVIALKEKQYVLFRKLSSYISLNLATKTTDTQSTNYQNVMANKFNQFAKINAQIDRFLGEIDTDITQDEDLAEYTFYFAELKEEAKHLLSDEAEEVITKLNRSAGSGWSNLTEYLTSTVETDFRGETKTLSQLRNLAYSADSDVRKEAFEVEIKLYDGIKDSIAFSLNNIKSQVLDVTQMRGYDSPLDETLKKSRMSRETLDALLSAIKNNLPIFRKYLNHKASLLGHDNGLPFYDLFAPMGKTSQTFTVEESKAYLVEKFQAFAPDLAEMTTQFYDKHYMDFYPRKGKRGGAFCSNLPFIKQSRIMLNFGESLSDILTIAHELGHAYHGTKIHSHRPLNWRYSMPVAETASTFNEAIVMNYLIKEAKSDDEKVAVIEQYLQDVTQIIVDIYSRYLFESEVFEKRQNSFMFADELADMMTKAQIEAYGDGLDKDALHPYMWVNKTHYYSTGLSFYNFPYAYGGLFSRGLYEIYQNQPDGFVEKYGELLHKTTVASVEDVAKVMDIDVTSEAFWQSTMNGIADYVDQFIALTTK, from the coding sequence GTGTACGAATGGCAATTAGATGATTTATATCCAAGTTTTGAAAGTGAAGCTTTTCAAAATGATTTAGCAAGTGTTGATACTCTTTTAGAAGCGTTTCAACACATTCAATTTGATGATAACCTTGAAAATATTAAAGCTGTTATCGCCTTAAAAGAGAAGCAATACGTTCTCTTCCGTAAATTATCGAGTTATATATCATTGAACTTGGCTACCAAAACAACGGATACTCAAAGTACGAATTATCAAAATGTGATGGCTAATAAGTTTAATCAGTTTGCCAAAATTAATGCTCAAATAGATCGTTTCTTAGGTGAAATCGATACAGACATTACACAAGATGAGGATTTAGCGGAGTATACATTTTATTTTGCAGAGTTAAAAGAAGAAGCTAAACATTTATTAAGTGATGAAGCAGAAGAAGTCATCACCAAGCTAAATCGCTCTGCCGGCAGTGGTTGGAGTAATCTAACGGAGTATTTGACTTCGACAGTTGAAACAGATTTCAGGGGTGAAACCAAGACGCTCAGCCAGTTACGTAATTTAGCCTATAGTGCTGATTCCGACGTGAGAAAAGAAGCTTTTGAAGTGGAAATAAAGCTTTATGATGGGATTAAAGATTCGATTGCTTTTTCATTAAACAATATTAAGTCCCAAGTTTTAGATGTTACACAGATGCGTGGTTATGATTCTCCCCTTGATGAAACGCTTAAAAAATCAAGAATGAGCCGTGAAACACTGGATGCTTTGCTGTCAGCCATTAAAAATAATTTACCGATTTTTAGAAAATATTTGAACCATAAAGCAAGCTTGTTAGGGCATGACAATGGGTTGCCTTTCTATGATTTGTTTGCACCCATGGGTAAGACCAGTCAAACGTTTACGGTTGAAGAGTCTAAAGCGTATTTAGTCGAAAAATTCCAAGCTTTTGCACCTGATTTGGCCGAAATGACAACGCAGTTTTACGATAAACATTATATGGATTTCTATCCGCGTAAAGGGAAACGTGGCGGTGCTTTTTGTTCGAATTTACCTTTTATTAAGCAATCACGGATTATGTTAAACTTTGGCGAATCTTTAAGTGACATTTTGACCATAGCGCATGAACTAGGTCATGCTTATCATGGAACAAAAATTCATTCGCATCGTCCTTTAAATTGGCGTTACTCCATGCCAGTAGCTGAAACAGCTTCAACTTTTAACGAAGCGATTGTCATGAATTATTTGATTAAAGAAGCGAAATCAGACGATGAAAAAGTAGCCGTTATTGAGCAGTATCTGCAAGATGTGACGCAAATTATTGTAGATATTTATTCACGATATTTGTTTGAATCAGAAGTATTTGAAAAACGTCAAAATAGCTTTATGTTTGCCGATGAATTAGCGGATATGATGACCAAGGCTCAAATTGAAGCTTATGGGGACGGTTTAGATAAAGATGCCTTACATCCTTATATGTGGGTCAACAAAACCCATTATTATTCAACAGGCTTAAGTTTCTACAACTTCCCTTATGCCTATGGCGGTTTGTTCTCTCGTGGATTGTATGAGATTTATCAAAATCAACCAGATGGTTTTGTGGAAAAATATGGTGAACTTTTGCATAAGACGACCGTGGCATCCGTTGAAGACGTCGCTAAAGTGATGGATATTGATGTGACCAGTGAAGCTTTCTGGCAGTCAACCATGAATGGCATTGCTGATTATGTTGATCAATTTATCGCATTAACCACTAAATAA
- a CDS encoding response regulator transcription factor, translating into MIKVLIIDDHEMVRLGVASYLMIQPDIEVIGEAENGLVGYHKALELRPDVILMDLVMDVMDGIESTKKILAEWPEAKIVIVTSFLDDEKVYPAIEAGAKSYLLKTSSASEIADAIRSTYNGENVIEQEVSDKLLSRNFKKSQPQLHDQLTNRELEVLELITKGYSNQAIADELFITLKTVKTHVSNILSKLEVVDRTQATIYAFQHHLFEEN; encoded by the coding sequence ATGATAAAGGTATTAATCATTGATGATCATGAAATGGTGCGCTTAGGCGTAGCCTCTTATTTAATGATCCAACCAGATATTGAAGTGATTGGAGAAGCTGAAAACGGCTTAGTAGGCTATCACAAAGCATTAGAACTTAGACCAGATGTTATTTTAATGGATCTTGTCATGGATGTCATGGATGGGATTGAATCAACGAAAAAGATATTAGCAGAGTGGCCTGAGGCCAAAATCGTTATCGTTACTTCGTTTTTAGATGATGAGAAAGTTTATCCTGCGATTGAAGCTGGGGCTAAAAGTTATCTATTAAAAACGTCATCGGCTAGTGAAATTGCTGATGCGATTCGCTCAACCTATAATGGTGAAAATGTGATTGAGCAAGAGGTGAGTGACAAGCTATTATCACGCAATTTTAAAAAATCGCAACCTCAATTGCATGATCAATTAACGAATCGTGAATTAGAAGTGTTAGAGTTGATTACAAAAGGTTATTCTAATCAAGCGATTGCGGATGAGTTATTTATTACTTTAAAAACAGTTAAAACCCATGTTTCGAATATCTTATCTAAACTAGAAGTTGTCGATCGAACGCAAGCGACGATTTATGCTTTCCAACACCATCTCTTTGAAGAGAATTAA
- the dapA gene encoding 4-hydroxy-tetrahydrodipicolinate synthase, protein MSLFTGSGVAILTPFLPNGEIDWDAYGKLVDFHLQHKTDAIIVTGTTGESVTLTDEEQIKLLQFTLERVDKKVPVIAGTGSNDTAHTIHLSRAAEAVGADGLLVVTPYYNKSNRQGMFLHFASIADSVNIPIILYHVPGRTGVELTVDQVVELSQHPNINGIKDATGDLAFTQAVIENTHPDFAVYSGNDDNIYDVMAIGGQGVISVLANVAPEETHNIVQLYNDGKEAESQALHQSLAGLIESLFLEVNPIPVKYLAHLLGHCHNAYRLPLFEPSDLVKERLVNEAENLSQYIIE, encoded by the coding sequence ATGAGTTTATTTACAGGTTCGGGTGTTGCAATTTTAACGCCATTCTTGCCTAATGGTGAGATTGATTGGGATGCATATGGAAAATTGGTTGATTTTCATTTACAACACAAAACAGATGCCATTATTGTCACCGGCACCACAGGTGAAAGTGTGACGCTTACGGATGAGGAACAAATTAAGTTGCTTCAATTCACACTTGAAAGAGTGGATAAAAAAGTACCCGTTATTGCTGGAACGGGCTCGAACGATACAGCCCACACTATTCATTTAAGCCGAGCGGCTGAAGCGGTTGGCGCCGATGGCTTATTAGTAGTGACGCCATATTATAACAAATCTAACCGTCAAGGCATGTTTTTACATTTCGCATCGATAGCTGATTCCGTCAATATTCCAATTATTCTTTATCATGTACCTGGACGAACCGGGGTGGAATTAACGGTGGATCAAGTCGTTGAACTAAGTCAACATCCTAATATTAATGGGATTAAAGACGCCACTGGCGACCTTGCCTTTACGCAAGCAGTGATTGAGAATACGCATCCTGATTTCGCTGTTTATTCCGGAAATGATGATAATATTTATGACGTCATGGCTATTGGTGGCCAAGGTGTTATTTCCGTTCTAGCTAATGTCGCTCCAGAGGAAACCCATAATATTGTTCAATTATACAATGACGGTAAAGAAGCAGAATCGCAAGCCCTGCATCAAAGCTTAGCGGGTCTCATCGAAAGCTTATTTTTGGAAGTTAATCCCATCCCAGTTAAATATTTAGCCCATTTATTGGGTCATTGTCATAATGCTTATCGCTTACCTTTATTTGAGCCAAGTGACCTTGTGAAAGAACGCTTAGTTAATGAAGCTGAAAATCTCAGCCAATATATCATTGAATAG
- the lysA gene encoding diaminopimelate decarboxylase, producing MKLESYQTIVNGQLQHDGLSYQYLAETYGTPLYIFDETTFVQRVKDYKEALSNPYFETEVLFASKALLTKAMGQLVAQLGIGQDVVSAGEIYTAVASGVNPSKLYFHGNNKLNDELLYAIEQGVGTIVLDNRSEASRLNKLLLDLGKKQRVLLRLNPGVEAHTHEYIKTAHNDSKFGESVFDPAIEDVIQTINNYPTLDLAGFHCHIGSQVFEEQSFLDSATEMIEFSKKMEDNLNLKVKEINFGGGFGVYYTAEDKPFDIKAFLPKFIQHVHETSQKLSLTLEKVTIEPGRALVNQSGSTLYRVGDLKTTTSGKNYLFVDGGMTDNIRPALYQAKYEALITNKADEVADTVYTIAGKACESGDKIINDYPLPEAETGDLLLVNGTGAYNYTMSSHYNRIPKPAMIHVLNGKSRLTVKRETFADMMRNEI from the coding sequence ATGAAATTAGAATCGTATCAAACTATTGTTAATGGTCAATTACAACATGATGGCTTAAGTTATCAATACTTAGCTGAAACCTATGGAACGCCACTGTATATTTTTGACGAAACTACTTTTGTTCAGCGGGTTAAAGATTATAAAGAAGCTTTATCAAACCCTTATTTTGAAACAGAAGTTCTATTCGCTTCAAAGGCATTACTTACGAAAGCGATGGGTCAATTAGTTGCACAATTAGGGATTGGTCAAGATGTGGTTAGTGCCGGTGAAATATATACGGCTGTCGCCAGTGGAGTGAACCCAAGTAAATTATATTTTCACGGTAACAACAAATTAAATGATGAACTGTTATATGCCATTGAGCAGGGTGTAGGAACAATTGTCTTAGATAATCGTTCAGAAGCTTCGCGCTTAAACAAACTGCTCCTTGATTTAGGTAAAAAGCAAAGAGTCTTATTACGCTTAAATCCTGGTGTTGAAGCACATACACACGAATATATTAAAACAGCACACAATGATTCAAAATTTGGGGAAAGTGTCTTTGACCCAGCCATTGAAGACGTTATCCAGACGATTAACAACTATCCCACTTTAGACTTGGCTGGCTTTCATTGTCATATTGGTAGTCAAGTATTTGAAGAACAATCTTTTCTAGATTCTGCTACCGAAATGATTGAATTTTCTAAAAAAATGGAAGATAATCTAAACTTAAAAGTGAAAGAAATTAATTTTGGGGGTGGCTTTGGTGTGTATTATACGGCCGAAGATAAACCTTTTGATATTAAAGCCTTCCTTCCAAAATTTATTCAACATGTTCATGAAACAAGTCAAAAATTAAGCTTAACGCTAGAAAAAGTAACCATTGAACCGGGACGTGCCTTAGTTAATCAATCAGGCTCAACTCTATATCGAGTGGGTGATTTAAAAACAACAACCAGTGGTAAAAATTATTTATTTGTTGATGGGGGCATGACCGACAACATTCGTCCAGCTTTATATCAAGCGAAGTATGAAGCCTTGATAACGAATAAAGCAGATGAAGTTGCCGATACCGTTTATACCATTGCTGGTAAAGCGTGTGAAAGTGGGGATAAAATTATTAATGATTATCCGCTACCTGAAGCGGAAACAGGTGATTTACTCTTAGTCAACGGCACGGGAGCATACAATTACACCATGTCCAGTCATTATAACCGTATTCCTAAGCCAGCTATGATACATGTATTAAATGGCAAATCACGTTTAACCGTCAAACGTGAAACATTTGCCGATATGATGCGCAATGAAATTTAG